The DNA sequence GGTCTTTAACTTTAGCTAAatgtaaaatatgtatatttattaatgTTTCTCATATCTTTGATAtcttattgtttataatttccGATAAAAAAATTGACAAGTTATGATCTAAGTTACAAACTGAACAGGTGAATTTGACAAGTATATTAAGTTTACCTTTAAACTTCACATAAGAATCTTTTTAACCAATTTGAAACTGGTGTGCTTTTGTATAGGGGTAGAAAACGATGAACGGAAATGATTATTTCTGCACATTCGGAATCGTTTTTGTaggatatgaaaaagaagatgAAGCATTGGAAATTGTCATGATAATTTGCAAGCAATGGACAGAAATTGCCTTATGTGGACATGTTAGACTAGTGAcataaacacatacatgtacattttgaagGTTACCGGCATCCAATGCTGATCACAAATTGAGTATGGATGATGTTGATAAGTTTATTctttaacatattttttaaGAACAAACCACGAACATCCTCTTTTGTAAAACAACGACATTTGTATGATTAGGAGAATGTGTAAGCTATTTCAGTCATAGGCATTTGTTTTCGATCAAAGCTTTTGTTTGAAATTCTACATAAAAATAACTGCTTTCTATCTTAACCAATGGAGACTGTTCACACACtcattttaactacggattactctgtttacccaATTGAGATAaagggctaacggcgggtggGACCGATCgataggagatgcttactcctaggcactgGATGCCACGTTTTGGATGTCCAGAGGTCTatttttgacctactttaagttttgtattctttgtaggagttatgagattgatcacttgttattttcattttttcattcgTATGTGTTTCAATAGGAACACGGTAAGAAATGAAcccatatatttatatataaccaTCTTATTAGCAGAATGTTGAAGCTGTTGTGCTTCGTCGCTTTCCTCTCTGTAGCCCTTAGTACTGGTTACGGAGGCAAAGGTGGTTATGGTGGAAGTTCCTATGGAGGCAAAGGCGGCTATCCAGTAGTTTTCTTTGGAGGCAAAGGCGGCTATCCAGTATTTTTCTTTGGAGGCAAAGGTGGCTATGTCAAAAATTACTATGGAGGCAAAGGTGGATATGGATGGGGTTCCTATGGCGGCAAAAGCGGTTATCCAGTAGTTTACTATGGAGGCAAAGGTGGCTATGGAGGAGATTACTATGGAGACAAAGGTGGCTATGGAGGTAGTTCCTATGGAGGCAAAGGCGGCTATCCAGTAGTTTTCTTTGGAGGCAATGGTGGCTATGTCAGAAATTACTATGGAGGCAAAGGTGGATATGGAGGGGGTTCCTATGGCGGCAAAAGCGGTTATCCAGTAGTTTACTATGGAGGCAAAGGTGGCTATGGAGGAGATTACTATGGAGGCAAAGGTGGCTATGGAGGAGATTACTATGGAGGCTTTGGATATGGAGAGGGTTCCTATGGAGGCAAAGGTGATTATCAAGTAGTTTACAATGGAGGCAAAGGCGGCTATGGAGGAGATTACTATGGAGGAAAAGGCAGCAATGGAAGAGGTTCCTATGGAGGAAAAGGCGTCTATGGAGAAGGTTCCTATGGAGGAAAAGGCGGCTATGGAGGAGGTTCCTATGGAGGAAAAGGCGGCTATGGAGGAGGTTCCTATGGAGGAAAAGGCGGCTATGGAGGAGGTTCCTATGGAGGAAAAGGCGGCTATGGAGAAGGTTCCTATGGAGGAAAAGGCGGCTATGGAGGAGTTTCCTATGGAGGAAAAGGCGGCTATGGAGGAGGTTCCTATGGAGGAAAAGGCGGCTATGGAGGAGGTTCCTATGGAGGAAAAGGCGGCTATGGAGGAAGTTTCTATGTTGGCTTAGGTTATGGAGGTGATTCCTATCGAGGCAAAGGTTACGGAGGGGTTTATTACAATGGTGGTTTCGGATCCGGTGGCGCCTCTGGGAGATCTTTCGGAAAAGTAAACATACTTTGGATTTAAGAATGTGAATTGTTgaatttcattgtaaatgtctGGTTGTCtgtttctatttcttttaattatgaAATGATACTCTACGATGTATTAATTAAACTTTCCTTTTTATTGCAGGATTACTACTGAAAACTAGGAATCAATGGTCTTCTTGAAGAGTGTATATGGGattatgtgtgtgtacattatttctacttcattaataaaatatggaatgaaatgatatttatttaacaTTGATAAATTATATTGAATAGACGAGCAAGCCTGACACAAACATCATAAACATATAGATAAAGACGttaatgaacaaatgaagataacgaacaatgattcATCTCATAAATCCagtcaaaatacaaaattaagaattgggcaaacactgacccctcgacataccagaggtgggaccagctGCATAATCGGAGTAGCATCACCTATATACCGGTCACAcgcgccatgagccctatatcttgatcaggtaaacggagtaatccgtagtcaaaataactTGATACGGCCTagcaattggtataaaacacgtcagacgcatttgacccaatgacaggttattGGTGCTTGGGAAATCTCGTTCTTAATTTGataagaatgaaaaaaaaaaacattttcagcCTGTCGTTTTGCTTTAATGAGTTTTAAGTATCATTTATACCGACTTTAACATTTCTGGTGCACACCAGTATCAGTATTTTCAACGATGTCGACGTCAGAGCGCTGCTAATCAACTGCTTTCTTTCGTCGGTCAATTTTGATTCGTCAGtcaattacaaaatttgttttattgtttcctCTCCATCGGAATTTTTAAACAGgctgaataaaacaaaacccgCATAGGATGCAGAGGATCCCTCTGATCATGGGAACAGTCATGTATGTAAATTGACACAAGGGATTGCGGGCAGAAATCTTGACAGCATGTATTTGATTGGTTTAACGACAGGTCAGACTGATATGATCCTTTATTGAGTTACTTCAGATCCTTATGTAGTTATCTACGtaagcggatcaaaggatctgattttgATCAGATTGTAGGGGATGCTTATTTCTTCTGCAtgcctgatcccacttctggtttGTCCAAGGGTCTGTGTTGTCCTTCTCCTAACTTTTCACTCTTCATGGGATTTATGGAATAGGTcacttcgttattttcacttgttcaaGTGTGTATTTTGGAAGTCATTTTCGCAAATAAAACCCCACTTTGCATGGGAAATTTGTTCTTACAATGTGTACTGTCACCACAACAAACATACAACTCTGTTGAAGCAAAAGGCGAAGAAATGCTGCTATCAAATCCGTTTTGTAAACTGAAGTTTTCGGACAAAATGAGGAAACAGGTTCTTGTCTGTGgtctttattttaaattcatgaTAGATGTATGATGATATGCATACCGACAAGATTTCTATCagactctattttgtattgcttataggagttatgagattgttcactgttcgtttttTTCTCCTTTCATCAaaaccttttattttaaaattctaagtatatctatatttaaaaGGCCTCCTGACCACCAGCCAAACTAATGACAGTTTTCATATACATTCGGGGATTTTTCTTAGCGactttttttttgtaatatttatcCCACCTCttatgtgtccaggggtccgtgtttgcccgactctctactttgtattgcttataggagttatgagattaatcactgttctttatcttcgcctttcacgaTTACAAGCTTTAGATAATGATTTGTTCATAGAtaatcaaaacaatattttcgtTTATTCATTAATACCAATGTATTTTATGTCTCACAATACCTCGCAAAGTCACTAATACTAAGGTTTATGTTGAATTAGATGATAACATAAAACATAACACTTtctgaaatgaaatatcatttacTTTAAATGGCAGGAAAGAGCATATAACTCAAATACAAAGAGATCAGACATAATACCAACTGCATACGGAGATTACACAAGTAAATCATCAATTGTCCAATGCCATTGCAAtagtaatttcatttttgattggCAGTACCATGACACATCTATATCTACAATTAATGTTGAATATTTCTATCGTgacaatatgaatgaaaagaacCTATTTAAAACTgcacatattcttttttaatgGCATCAACGCTATCTTACAAATAATAAATCGAATTTTGGCAATTATTAAAATTAAGGCCTATTTTAACACGGTAGGGAAAACCCAAACATTTATAATTAACCATTATGTAATTCTGTGGATAAAATACTGTCTCGTTTTGTAATGCATAATAAATATCGCGATATGTTGTTGATACATGCCACTTCTATCCCTACTCCCTACTAGGATTCGACCTTATGCTTCATTATAGTAATTAACAATTCCAAAACCTCACAATAAACTTAATCCAATGCAATCTACCAAAACAAAAAGACAAACAAAAACTTTCTCGGGGTTTCAACAAAGACTTATTTAAAATAAGCATTATGTAAATCCTATTTTCGCTATGATAATCTAATTTAAGAATACAAGTTGTAATTGGGTCGAATGCTTCCTGTCTGATGTGATTCATGCCCATTGTTAAGTCGTACATTACATTATGATTATGAATTCAGTACGCTCATGATATGAGATGTCTGATGATTATTTGACTTTCTTGGCTGGTAACCCTTTTTTCATGAGTTGGCCCACTTTGTTTTCCTTTCTTTGCCTTTTTGACACTAGTCTTAGTTTTGACGTAACGCTTTTGCCTTTTTGACGCTAGTCTTAGTTTTGCCTTTTTGATGCTAGTCTTAGTTTTGAAGTGGCACCTAGATCGACAATCGGACACTGGCCTTTGAATACGAAATAAACACTCGATCATAGattttaacagcaaactaacaactcaactttatgacaaacgagatgagtCTAGCTTCGTCACCGTCAAATTCCCTTTCATATGTTGTTTTTGTCTCTcgactgatttgatacgcaagagcttgttctacatatgatcagtttttaaatcgagacaggctactgacaaattcGTTGATGTTACCGGATTTTAACACTCTCGTTCATGGTCGGTGTTTCGCAAATTtcatggttgttataatgatctaatttagcgatacaacctatcatcgggTAAAATGATGTCTGACATGTTTGATACTAAATgtaaggccgttctttgcacactgattttgacaacggataactccgtttacctaataaaataataatacttatagcgggtgtgaccagtcgacagggaatgtaTACTCCTCTTAGGCAACTGATCCCCCTCAGGTATTTTTAGGCGTCTGTGTTTGACTTACTttctttgtaggagttatgagattgatcactatcgatatcttcacattttcattaatcacTGTTCTTTACCTTTTCATTGATCACTACTCGATATCTTCACCTACGGCGACCGCTCATTCATTTAGTTACGATTCAGATCAAATGGTTAACTAGGTGTGAAAACATTTCAATTGGATGTCTTGTTAAAAGGTTTTAacgtgttttatttgttttgaaattttagtACGACAGGAAAATTAAGACCAAAGAAAAGGTCCCCGATATTTATATGGTCAGCATCATGTGTGTACTCTGAAGATATTGCATCTGTGAATTTTTTAATACATCGTTACAAATACTCATATCCTgcaccatgtacatgtagctgatTATATGATCCATCAATGATGAAAGGGATAATTCTTTGCAAAACCataatcaaatttttaaaaaaaaaatctcttttcTGGCCACGTGATGAATAATTACAGCACTAACTTTCATTCAAGGAAAACTTTCGTTAGACAGGTATTTCCTAAAATAGTGCTGCATAActtcaaaatatatcaaatttatgcAAAAAGGCAAAATTAGTCAATACAACGCACGGTTTAATTAGAAAAGAGAGCGTTTCCGCTTCTAttgaaattaattgaaaattaataaGGTAATTTTGATAAAGGTTTTAATTCCCAATGATGTTTTGATAATAATCctgaaaataaacaagaggtccacaggccttatcggtcacctggaTTCTAGTGGGAAAGTATCACTaattccatgggctatgaaatctagaagaaaaaaaaatcatgttctgaatatctaatctaaattctaatgttcagcaacattataaaacaagatgtgttcttaaaaccccactgccttcaaaagtacatacactgatgaaaggttttaaatGATAGGTGtcttaacattaaaacatcaaaagatatgactaatttggactcgtcctaaagtcataaccctgggttttaattgaaattcaccattttttgtacatccttttctgctattcctaagtatgcatttagattttatacagtatcagcaaacttacacatatatactatatactaatactaagtttgaccccaccctgggtTCAGAACCATTaattactctggggatcataaaagttacaattttggtaaaagactacctgctctatccatttagtttcaatttagtatcaatagcactaaagaagatgttatttaagtgttttaaacataaacactatataacaagtctggccccaccctggggtcagaacccctaccccggggatcatgaaatatacaagtttggtagaggcgttcctgttctacatcactatgcatttagtttttcttacatgtgtgtagtttttgagaagaaaatttttaaaaatttgtcaattttgagCAGTTATTGCCTCACCTCTAAGGCCCAAGGGAtgaaggaatcctgaaatttacaatttatgttccccttgttccaaatatgttttaaTCTAAACGAATTGGAATGAAAGtaatcaagaagaaattaaaaatgtacattgctcacatatttaataactgaccattttggccccaccctgatgccaaaacccctacctctgGGATCGTCAAATTtatacggaagccgataggtgccagggtatagaattaatatttatttaactggcggtcgccgcttaatttaactggcggccgccatataaattaagtgtcTCCTAAATAGTAAATTACTTTTCCGCAGCAAACAAGACTACTATTCAACCAGCATATTGGAATGTGGTAATGATACCAAAAGACTTTTCAAACTCACAGGCAAGCTCCTTGGTAACAACACTGATGTTATTTTACCGACATCTGATAATGATTGGGATCTAGCTAATAGATTTGGGAACTATTTTCTCGGAAAAATCCAGACTATCAGAGAAACTTTACAAGTCCAAAATAGTGAAACAGAAACAAGCTCAAATACTCTATGGACTGATGTAAAGTACTCAGGCGTTCCGTTAACGCAGTTTTATCCAGCATCTTGTGACAAAATTCGGAAGTCGATAATGAAATTTCCGTCTAAGTCCTGCGATCTCGATCCTCTGCGAACTCACATGTTAAAACAAAGTATCGACGAGtttgtaccaattataacagCTATGGTCAACAAATCTCTCAGTGAGGCGTTCGTTCCAGGAAGTTTTAAGCAGGCAACAGTAAGACCACTACTTAAGAAACCCGGACTAGATAAGGAAAATTTAAAGAACTATCGCCCGGTATCGAATCTCTCATTCGTATCTAAGATTACGGAGAAAGTAGTGTCATCAAGAATTGAACACCATTTGAATACGAACAATCTAATTGACAGAAAACAATCTGCTTATCGTTCTTGTCATTCAACGGAAACGGCTATGTTGAAAGTCCATCATGACGTGGTGAAGGCACTTGACAATAACTGTAGTTGCATTCTTGTAATGTTAGATCTGTCAGCCGCCTTCGATGTGATCGATCATCAGATACTTTTTCAACGTCTCGAATTTAGTTATGGAATAACTAGCTCTGCTTTGTCTTGGATACAATCATATCTGAGTGACAGATGTCAGCGTGTAGCCGTTGGTTCCGAACTGTCTGAATCTCAGGAAATTACGATTGGAGTTCCGCAAGGTTCTGTGTTAGGGCCTCGGCTCTATTGTTTGTTCAGCAAACCGATAGGACAAATATGTGATCTTCATGACATGGACTATCACTGCTATGCTGATGACAGCCAGATCTATATTGTAGTCGAACCGCGTAAAAACTGGGATGATGTTTCGAATAGGTTAACACAGTGTCTCTCAGATATCCGTAAATGGATGTGTACTAACCTGCTAAAACTAAATCAAGACAAAACAGAATTAATGGTGTTTGTCCCAAAACGAACCAAATACGATAACAATAATTTCAACATAACTTTCGATGGAAACATCATTTGTGATACTGAAAGTGTGAAAAATCTCGGAGTGTATCTCGACAAATCCCTTACAATGGAAAAACAATGCAGTTCCGTTGCAAGATCATGTTACATGCATCTACGTCGGATAGGCAGCATTCGACCGTTTATAACTGATGATGCTTGTAAAAGTCTAGTGAATTCTCTCGTTACATCGAGGCTGGACTATGGTAACGCTTTATTGTATGGAATCAACAAACAATTCACAAACTCCAGCGAATTCAAAACACCGCTGCAAGGATAATTACACGGACTAGAAAACACGATCATATCACACCTGTTCTGATCAATCTTCATTGGCTTCCCGTTGATTATCGTATCCAGTACAAAATTCTCCTTTATGTGTTTAAAAGTCTCCACAACCTGGCTCCAGGATATCTAACGGAACTCATTATTCCATACAATCCGACAAGAGCCCTGCGTTCAGAAACCGCAAATCTATTAACTGTACCATCAGTCAGAACTAAGACCTACGGTGAACGCAGATTCGACAAGGCTGCCTAGCCAGCTCAGAAACGACAAAAatcttgaatgttttaaatgtctgtTAAAAACTCATCTTTTCTGTCAATCCTATTATCTTTAAATAACTATGTTGTGTTGAATTTAATGATTTTTGGGTACATTTGTGTTTTAGATTCCTTTGAGTggttttacttgtttgtttttcatatatttaggaCGTTGTATGcttgcatcatattttatactttaaattgtcttgatttgtactttttatgcattatgacataatgttgcattcatgcttatatgtgtaaggattattcgttgtgtattctatggtttttcttttaattatcaattgtaaattttagtatttttgtacagcgctttagagtatttttagataaggcgctatataagtgtacttttattattatttattataatttatgtggcggccgccacttaatttaactggcggccgccacttattatctggtgGCCGCCaaataaattaagtggcggccgccacttaatttatctggcgatcgccacttaatttatgtggcggccgccagttatttcAATAGAACAGAACGATAACACGTATTGGCAGTctttgtcatggctttacttaataaaaacatatttccaATTCAACGACAATGTtcatatcaatacaaaccatcagtatgtatatcatatacactCTGTAATGAAATGCATGATCTACAACGACTTTTGGATAGTAATGTTGGAGCATCAATAGTCCATGTATGTTtgagtcaatcaatcaataattcactcaATACTCAATaactcaatattttcaatcaatcaatcaatatttcaatccaccagtatgtcaatcaatcaatcaatcaataattcaatccactaatgtgtcaatcaatcaatattttcaatcaatcaatatttcaatccaccaatgtgtcaatcaatcaatatatcaatcaatattCAATGTCAATAAGCCCAATTATTGGCCACGGACCTGGACTGAAACAAAATCTGTGGCAGGCTTAGCAAAATTCGGCGATTGTCTATTATTGACCACTGACAACTCGTAAATTCGTAGAGCCATGACGCATCGTGAAGGCGAAGAGTTTTGTAAATTCGTAGAGCCATGACGCATCGTGAAGGCGGAGAGTCGAGTCACGTTGACAAAATGGATCTGAAAATACAAAAAGAGAGACAGCAAAAACGCAACAAGAATGGATGCATATATGCTTAGAAAAAAGAGGGAGTGGAGGGAGGGTTTGGATTGTCGTTGACAAGCAACTCGAAAAGGACCGGCAATTAGCGCTTGCTCACTATATATACCCAGGGATTAGAAAGAGGGAAAGTGTCACAATAGGTATTTGGGGAGATAGTGTCAAAACCGCGCAATTCAATTGATTGCAAGAGTTATGTTTCTTTGCCTGAACAACAAATACTTGTTCTGTTCATTTCAATAACAGGACTTAACTCATAGTGAGTTAAGTCGGATTATTTCAATAGAACAGAACGATAACACATATTGGCAGTctttgtcatggctttacttaataaaaacatatttccaATTCAACGACAATGTtcatatcaatacaaaccatcagtatgtatatcatatacactCTGTAATGAAATGCATGATCTACAACGACTTTTGGATAGTAATGTTGGAGCATCAATAGTCCATGCATGTTtgagtcaatcaatcaataattcactcaatattttcaatcaatcaatcaatcaatatttcaatccaccaatgtgtcaatcaataattcattcaatattttcaatcaatcaataattcattcaatattttcaatcaatcaatatttcaatccaccaatgtgtcaatcaatcaatattttcaatcaatcaatcaatatttcaatccgccaatgtgtcaatcaattaatattttcaatcaatcaatatttcaatccaccaaattgaccaatgtgtcaatcaatcaatatatcaatcaatattCAATGTCAATAAGCCCAATTATTGGCCACGGACCTGGACTGAAACAAAATCTGTGACAGGCTTAGCAAAATTCGGCCACATGTCTTCATGTATGTTTAAGGAATGTTAACATACATGAAGACATACGCCACAAGCGGGCAACATTTTGCTCGAGCCATGACAGGGAGACTGCTTATCAAATAGTAGTTAGGTTTAAGGAAATATTCTAGCGTTTCTTTGGACAATGCTGAGCAATCCATCCCAGATACTGTTTAAAAACATAACCTGAGCAATATCAGACAATGCATACTGTGTCTGTGAAATTTGGAAGAGCATTGTTGAAGACCTAGGTATTTTATGTATTCGGC is a window from the Ostrea edulis chromosome 5, xbOstEdul1.1, whole genome shotgun sequence genome containing:
- the LOC130055037 gene encoding uncharacterized protein LOC130055037; its protein translation is MLKLLCFVAFLSVALSTGYGGKGGYGGSSYGGKGGYPVVFFGGKGGYPVFFFGGKGGYVKNYYGGKGGYGWGSYGGKSGYPVVYYGGKGGYGGDYYGDKGGYGGSSYGGKGGYPVVFFGGNGGYVRNYYGGKGGYGGGSYGGKSGYPVVYYGGKGGYGGDYYGGKGGYGGDYYGGFGYGEGSYGGKGDYQVVYNGGKGGYGGDYYGGKGSNGRGSYGGKGVYGEGSYGGKGGYGGGSYGGKGGYGGGSYGGKGGYGGGSYGGKGGYGEGSYGGKGGYGGVSYGGKGGYGGGSYGGKGGYGGGSYGGKGGYGGSFYVGLGYGGDSYRGKGYGGVYYNGGFGSGGASGRSFGKDYY